The following proteins are co-located in the Vigna angularis cultivar LongXiaoDou No.4 chromosome 2, ASM1680809v1, whole genome shotgun sequence genome:
- the LOC128195342 gene encoding uncharacterized protein LOC128195342, whose amino-acid sequence MPGIHPAVMCHKLSLFQNARPVAQKKRRMGEEKRQAVEEEVGKLKKAGFVREVTYTMWLANVVMVKKANGKWRMCTDYTDLNKACPKDSHPLPSIDTLVDGASGHRVLSFLDAYSGYNQIPMYGPDVEKTAFITEKSNFCYEVMPFGLKNAGATYQRLMDRIFRDQIGRCMDVYVDDMVVRSAEGEGHIRDLEEVFRQVRKFGMRLNPAKCTFGVAAGKFLGFMLTSRGIEANPDKCEAILQMPSPTTLKEIQRLVRRLTALSRFIPNLADRLRPVLRKLKKGAGPTWDDECEQAFQDVKTILVNPPVMNRPVPGGDLHIFLGVSETAISAVLMQERPQPRLIYFVSRTLLDAETRYQWVEKVALALLHASRRLRPYFQSHQVIVRTDFPISKILRKPDLAGRMVAWAVELSEFGLRYEPRGSVKGQHLADFAAELPPSGQDEWSLYVDGASGRSVSGAGIVLEGPNGFLLEHSLIFKFKVSNNQAEYEALVAGLELAKDMGARRITCRTDSELVVGQMNGNFQVREERLLRYFQRATDLARAFDKLDIQHIPREQNTRADVLSKLSSGKEKGQLTTIVRQVLLQPSVECSAVSDGGKDWRAEIREIMTRQDEGRTVGPREAKKVARYLEVGDDLYRRGFSSPLLKCLGEAEALYVMDELHNGICGLHTGWRALKARILRAGYYWPTVEADTKTFVQKCVRCQEHSNSSHLPPHALHSMTSPWPFAQWGMDIVGPFPLGQAQNKFLLVAVDYFTKWVEAEPLATITAAQVQKFCWKLVCRFGLPRSIITDNGRQFIDKKLAEFFKGLGIRHVTSSVEHPQTNGQAEAMNKTIVSELKRRLGEKKGAWVDELPEVLWAYRCTPHGTTGETPFNLTYGTDAMLPVELGEPSLRRQVDDLNLNDQELRIELDSLDERRDRAALRAEAYKRMVERKYNSKVRPRSFQEGDLVWRKAGDARRNPAHGKFAAKWEGPFRVVETLGNGAYRLQRMNGHPIPNTWNATHLKFYFS is encoded by the coding sequence ATGCCGGGCATCCATCCTGCGGTGATGTGCCACAAGCTCTCCCTTTTCCAGAACGCCCGCCCAGTCGcacagaaaaagagaagaatggGCGAGGAAAAACGGCAAGCTGTCGAGGAGGAAGTAGGAAAGCTGAAGAAAGCTGGTTTTGTTCGGGAAGTCACGTACACCATGTGGCTGGCTAACGTGGTCATGGTAAAAAAGGCCAATGGAAAGTGGCGCATGTGCACAGACTACACGGACCTGAACAAAGCCTGCCCGAAAGATTCGCACCCCCTACCCAGTATAGACACCCTGGTGGACGGCGCTTCTGGGCATCGGGTCCTAAGCTTTCTAGATGCATATTCCGGGTACAACCAGATACCCATGTACGGGCCGGACGTCGAGAAGACGGCGTTCATAACGGAGAAGTCCAACTTCTGTTACGAAGTCATGCCGTTCGGTCTGAAGAATGCCGGGGCGACGTATCAGCGCCTGATGGACAGGATTTTCCGAGACCAGATAGGCCGGTGCATGGACGTCTACGTCGACGACATGGTCGTCCGGTCCGCGGAAGGAGAGGGACACATCAGAGACCTTGAGGAGGTGTTTCGACAAGTAAGGAAGTTCGGCATGCGCCTAAACCCCGCCAAATGTACATTTGGGGTAGCTGCCGGAAAGTTCTTGGGCTTCATGTTAACATCCCGGGGAATCGAGGCCAACCCGGACAAGTGCGAAGCGATATTACAGATGCCAAGTCCGACAACCCTGAAAGAGATCCAAAGACTGGTCAGACGCCTCACTGCTTTGTCCCGCTTTATCCCCAACCTGGCGGATAGACTGAGGCCGGTCCTCCGGAAATTGAAAAAAGGGGCCGGCCCGACCTGGGACGACGAGTGCGAACAAGCGTTTCAGGACGTAAAAACAATCCTTGTCAACCCGCCGGTCATGAATCGCCCAGTCCCAGGAGGAGATCTGCACATCTTCCTGGGAGTGTCAGAGACGGCCATTAGTGCCGTATTAATGCAAGAACGGCCTCAGCCgaggttaatttattttgtgagtcGCACGCTCCTCGACGCCGAAACCCGATACCAATGGGTAGAAAAGGTGGCCTTAGCTTTGCTGCACGCCTCCCGAAGGCTCCGGCCTTACTTCCAAAGCCATCAGGTGATAGTCAGGACCGATTTCCCCATCTCCAAGATCCTAAGGAAGCCGGACTTGGCCGGACGGATGGTCGCCTGGGCGGTTGAGCTTTCAGAGTTCGGTTTGCGGTATGAGCCGAGAGGATCGGTCAAGGGCCAACACTTAGCAGATTTCGCGGCCGAGTTACCCCCGTCCGGCCAGGACGAGTGGAGTTTGTATGTGGACGGAGCGTCCGGTCGATCGGTCAGCGGGGCCGGCATCGTACTCGAGGGCCCCAACGGATTCCTACTGGAGCATTCATTGATCTTCAAATTCAAGGTATCCAACAATCAGGCCGAGTATGAGGCCTTAGTGGCCGGCCTCGAGCTGGCGAAAGACATGGGAGCCAGAAGAATCACCTGCCGGACGGACTCAGAGCTGGTGGTGGGTCAGATGAATGGCAACTTCCAAGTTCGAGAGGAGCGTCTATTAAGATACTTCCAGCGAGCAACGGACCTCGCAAGAGCATTTGATAAGTTGGACATACAGCACATTCCCAGGGAACAAAACACACGGGCGGACGTACTGTCCAAGCTTAGTTCGGGAAAGGAGAAGGGGCAATTAACCACTATCGTGCGGCAAGTTCTACTCCAGCCTTCAGTTGAATGTTCGGCGGTGTCTGACGGAGGAAAAGATTGGAGAGCAGAAATCCGAGAAATCATGACCCGCCAGGATGAAGGGCGGACGGTAGGACCAAGGGAGGCTAAGAAGGTCGCCCGATATCTTGAGGTGGGTGACGACCTGTATCGCAGAGGATTCTCCTCCCCTCTCCTTAAATGCTTGGGAGAGGCAGAGGCACTTTACGTTATGGACGAACTCCATAATGGCATTTGCGGTCTTCACACCGGATGGCGAGCGTTAAAAGCCCGGATACTGAGAGCCGGATACTACTGGCCTACTGTGGAAGCCGACACaaaaacgttcgtccaaaaatgCGTTCGCTGCCAAGAGCATTCCAACAGCTCCCACCTACCTCCACACGCTCTCCACTCAATGACATCCCCGTGGCCGTTCGCCCAATGGGGTATGGATATCGTTGGACCATTCCCATTAGGACAGGCGCAGAATAAATTCCTCCTGGTGGCGGTGGATTACTTCACGAAATGGGTAGAAGCCGAGCCCCTGGCAACCATTACAGCCGCCCAAGTCCAGAAGTTTTGCTGGAAATTGGTATGTCGTTTCGGCCTCCCACGGTCGATCATCACAGATAACGGCCGACAGTTCATTGACAAGAAACTGGCCGAATTCTTCAAAGGGCTGGGGATTAGGCACGTCACCAGCTCGGTCGAGCACCCCCAGACGAATGGGCAAGCGGAAGCAATGAATAAGACCATAGTCTCGGAGCTTAAACGGCGCCTAGGAGAAAAGAAGGGAGCGTGGGTGGACGAGTTACCCGAGGTCCTATGGGCATACAGATGCACGCCCCATGGAACCACTGGTGAAACCCCTTTCAACTTAACCTATGGCACTGACGCTATGTTACCAGTCGAACTGGGGGAGCCATCCCTTAGGCGTCAAGTCGATGACCTGAACCTCAACGACCAAGAGCTGAGGATCGAGTTGGACTCTCTAGATGAACGACGAGACCGGGCCGCATTGAGGGCCGAAGCCTACAAGCGCATGGTTGAAAGAAAGTATAACTCCAAGGTCCGGCCAAGAAGCTTCCAGGAGGGGGATCTAGTATGGAGAAAAGCAGGGGACGCCCGCCGAAACCCAGCCCACGGGAAGTTTGCAGCCAAGTGGGAAGGGCCGTTCCGCGTAGTGGAGACCCTGGGAAACGGGGCTTACAGGCTACAACGCATGAACGGACATCCGATCCCCAACACCTGGAACGCCACACACTTAAAGTTTTACTTCAGTTAA
- the LOC108327525 gene encoding uncharacterized protein LOC108327525, with protein MSTDDPIEMIRALQQKMDEMQQHHESELAAVKADCEARIAREVGKTNGREERAKSKEAATAGEHTLRDTEHDSTWRPTGSEAEGSKAKSVRAESAAEDGRMVVKSEPSSALLLPFTQSIMNVQISEQFVAPQFKTYNGTTDPASHIQTFSNAMAFRTGNEAIWCRAFSLSLEDEALEWFNTLPPNSIENFTGLKQLFIKQFAASSTQDLTVFELMTLKQGKDETLRTFMDRYQKTVRRVKSLTPELALHYILPALKPGPFKDSVCRRAPKTMEELRERAADEIRVEEMKLSYRKENQEAREQRTDGNKPGSSTGKTSGPRPQE; from the coding sequence atGAGCACAGACGACCCCATTGAGATGATCCGAGCCCTGCAGCAAAAAATGGATGAAATGCAGCAGCATCATGAGAGCGAACTGGCGGCCGTTAAGGCCGATTGTGAAGCCCGGATAGCCCGGGAGGTTGGGAAGACAAACGGCAGGGAGGAGCGAGCGAAGAGTAAGGAAGCGGCGACGGCGGGAGAACACACACTCCGGGATACCGAGCATGATAGCACCTGGAGGCCTACCGGGTCCGAAGCTGAAGGAAGCAAGGCGAAATCGGTGCGTGCGGAGAGCGCCGCCGAGGACGGGCGGATGGTAGTCAAGTCGGAGCCGTCATCCGCCTTGTTGCTTCCATTCACCCAGAGCATAATGAATGTCCAAATCTCGGAGCAATTTGTGGCTCCGCAGTTCAAAACTTATAACGGGACAACGGATCCTGCGTCCCATATCCAGACTTTCTCGAACGCAATGGCGTTCCGAACGGGCAATGAAGCCATTTGGTGTCGGGCGTTCTCGCTCTCATTAGAGGACGAAGCATTGGAATGGTTTAATACCCTCCCCCCTAATTCAATAGAAAACTTTACCGGGTTAAAGCAACTATTTATTAAACAATTCGCGGCCAGTAGTACCCAGGACTTGACCGTATTCGAATTAATGACCCTCAAGCAGGGGAAGGATGAAACGCTGCGGACGTTTATGGACAGGTATCAGAAGACCGTTCGACGCGTTAAGAGCCTGACGCCAGAGCTCGCCCTTCACTATATCCTGCCGGCTCTGAAGCCAGGACCGTTTAAGGATAGCGTCTGCAGGCGAGCGCCCAAAACAATGGAGGAGTTAAGGGAACGGGCGGCGGACGAGATAAGGGTGGAAGAGATGAAACTCTCCTACAGAAAAGAGAATCAAGAAGCCAGAGAACAAAGGACGGACGGTAATAAGCCCGGCTCTTCGACGGGAAAAACGTCCGGTCCTAGGCCCCAGGAGTAG